A window of Candidatus Gastranaerophilales bacterium contains these coding sequences:
- a CDS encoding diacylglycerol kinase family protein: MSKYKASGVTESMGFALRGVFICLKSQLNFRVEVIFAIMGFILALYLRFTYVELAIFTFTVALMLFAEMMNTVNEFIIDAYFGNKYSMLAKMGKDICAGAVFLISCLSIVIGMLLFAPKIYSILVFKLR, from the coding sequence ATGTCAAAATATAAGGCTTCGGGAGTAACTGAAAGTATGGGCTTTGCTCTTAGGGGCGTGTTCATTTGCCTTAAATCACAGCTGAATTTCAGAGTAGAGGTTATCTTTGCTATAATGGGCTTTATTTTAGCGCTTTACTTGCGTTTTACTTATGTAGAACTTGCCATTTTTACTTTTACTGTGGCATTGATGCTGTTTGCGGAAATGATGAACACTGTCAATGAATTTATTATTGATGCCTATTTTGGCAACAAATACTCTATGCTTGCAAAAATGGGAAAAGATATTTGCGCAGGAGCGGTGTTTTTAATCTCATGCCTGTCTATTGTTATAGGAATGCTTCTTTTCGCGCCAAAGATATATTCAATATTAGTATTTAAACTGAGGTAA
- the ybeY gene encoding rRNA maturation RNase YbeY produces MLNAFCENISKTQFQLNNAEVEVYAKELLNLALSEDIIVEKSCFKELDHNKLDVEFEILLCDNDKIRKINKEYRKIDEPTDVITFALFADSEHKFINNLTISLGQIIISLEKSKEQACENNVTEIDEFMNLLAHGVLHLIGIDHPDNKNLTFMLELQQVMIERIKNVKI; encoded by the coding sequence ATGCTTAATGCCTTTTGTGAAAATATTTCAAAAACACAATTCCAATTAAATAACGCAGAAGTGGAAGTTTATGCAAAAGAGCTTTTAAACCTTGCATTATCGGAAGATATTATTGTAGAAAAGTCCTGTTTCAAAGAGTTAGACCATAACAAACTTGATGTTGAATTTGAAATTTTGCTTTGTGACAACGATAAAATCCGTAAAATAAACAAGGAATACAGGAAGATTGACGAGCCTACAGATGTAATCACCTTCGCACTTTTTGCCGACAGTGAACATAAATTCATCAACAACTTAACCATAAGCCTTGGACAAATTATTATTTCGCTTGAAAAATCAAAAGAACAAGCCTGCGAAAATAATGTAACTGAAATTGATGAGTTTATGAACTTATTAGCACATGGGGTTTTGCATCTTATCGGCATTGACCACCCTGATAATAAAAATTTGACATTTATGTTAGAATTACAACAGGTTATGATAGAAAGAATTAAAAATGTCAAAATATAA